The DNA region AGTGTAGCGAGTTTTTGCTCTCACTTGGAGGCACAGAAATACACCGGACAGTCGTGCCCCAGGGACCCACAGAGCGTCTGACTTCCTAAGCCCCTAAAGCTGATCTGGAGGATAGACagtttcctgcctctctcctttgTTACACTATGGAGAGAATTCcattctctgcttccctccaaTGGAAGACATTATCTACCTGTTAAGCTCTGGGGTTTAAAGGGACATAAAGTCTCAAAAATCTGCAGTCTGCTCAAACTCAGGATCAATACTCGGGGCACTCGATCTTGGAACTGGACCACATTTGGATCCAGACAAAACCCCTCATGGCTGGTTAATGCCGACACATCCTTTGGACGCCCTATGGCATTGAACATGCCACCCCTCTACACAATAAAGATTTTTCATAGCTTATTGATTGGTGTTTTAAAAAGGATCAAagtgggggcgcccgggtggctgtcggttaagcgtctcacttcagctcaggtcacgatctcacagtctgtgagttcgagccccacgtcgggctctgtgctgacagctcggagcctggaacctgcttcggatcctgtgtctccctctctctctgcccctcccccactcacactgtttctctctctcctcagccaAGGGTAAAACCACACATTTAGACCAATAGCTGGTACAGCTTTCCCCAAAAGGCAGCAGGCAACATCTGGGTCGCAGCCCTCCTGAGACGTTCAGCCTCGCctgggttcctttttctcatcGTTGCTTCTTCTCTGTCCTTCGTGGAAAGAACATGCCCTTGTCCACCTTTCCCAAACTGTTACAAAAGAGGGGAATCTCTTCTTCGAGTTGTGGCCTTTCAGAAACCCCCTCATCACGGCCCTGTGATACAGTCATTTTCACGGGCTTTCTCCTAAGAGGTAAGACGTTCAGAATTTAAAGAAGTCTTTCTTTCATCTGAACTCTTCACTGACACGGGATTCTTACGCAGTAGTTTCTAAAAATGCAGCTCTATAGGCTGCATTTGATAACACATTTGGTTCCAAACAGTTCTTTTGGAATAACAgtaccactttctttttttttaagtttatttattttgagacagagagagagacagagagagcagggtatggggggtgggggcgagacagagacagagacagagacgatgccaagcaggcttcgtgcagtcggtgtgcagagcctgatgtggggcctgaactcacgaaattgtgagaccatgacctgagccaaaatcaagagttggacactcaactgactgagcctcccaggcgccgctaacaataccattttaaaatgtcttttggggcgcctggctggcagGGTTGGAGCAGCCACAggaccctttttttttcttttttgaaagaattttattttaatgcttatttacttttgagagagagagaatgcaggcaggggaggggcagcgagagagggagacacagaatccgaagcaggctccaggctccgagctgtcagcacagagcccgatgcggggctcgaacccacgaaccgtgagatcatgacccaagtcgaagtcggatgcttaactgactgagccacccaggcacccccatgggactcttgatcttggagtgaTTAGTTTGAGAGCCACgttggagacagagagaacttaaataaataataaactttcaaGTTTTGCCATTATCGCAAACAATTTCATCAGCTACTGCTTTGCATTATTTGCACTACATCTGCCCCAGTCCCCTGAGTTGGTTCTTGTGCTCCTACAGGACccactattgttttctttttaataataatttaagcaATTCCTATGCTCaatatggggcccaaactcacaaccctgggatcaagagtcacatgcccggCACCCCTCCACTGTCCTACCTTCTATGCTGCTTCTCCAAGAGACTTCCAGGATGCATCCAGGACTCCGggtttgcttttataaataagaCCTTTCTCCCCGAAGTCTGAGTAAGTGACAATAAACACTTCAGTTGAGTACTTTCAGACCTAGGGTCCGGTTTAGAATATTcacctgttggggcgcctggttcattcagtcagttaagcatctgactctggtttcggcacaggtcatgatctcatggtttatgggatcaatcccagcattgggctctgtgctgacaggacagagtctgcttgggattctcgctctccctctctctctgtccctcccctgctcacactttctctctctctcaaaaacaaataatcgttttgaggctcctgggtagctcagtcggttgggagccTGTCTTcggctaaggtcgtgatctcacagtccatgggttcgagccacgtgtcgggttctgtgctgacagctcagagcctggagctgcttcggattctgtgtcttcctctctctctgcccctcccccgctggcactctgtctctctctcaaaaataaaaaataaagattcaaaaaaaaattagagaaacaaataattatttaaaaaaagaatattattcacaTAATGTAGAATTGCCAAGCTAAGCTACttagttttgtatatttattctAAGGTGTCTATATTGTTGCCTGTCAAACTTTTGTGAAAATGATGTACCTAATAATTAGATGATTCCCCATACTtaccatctctctctgtctcttaagattttatttttaagtaatcgctacacccaacgtggggcttgaactcacaaccctgagatcaagagctgtgtgctctactgaccgagccagccggCCGCCCCTCCGATGCTTATCAGCTTGATAGATACAGACGGGGTGGGAAGTGCTAGAGAGTTTCTCCAGCTTTCCTTCGCGGGGCCCTAACTGGTTTCCACTGCCGTGCACCTTCCCTCTCTAACGTGAGACACAGAACCAAGACACATCCTCCCCAGCACCGAGGGACAAAACCACTAACAACGTAAAGCCGGTCTCTTGGTCAGAAATGCCTTTGAAGAACGATCTTGGGGAGGTCTCATGACCCAGCGCTGATTGTCAACTACACACTCAGAAGGAAAGACACCCTCGGATTCGATACGCCTTCAGCTACTGCTTTACTGTCCcaccaggaggaagaaaggttttCTCCTCTGCCATGAATGGCCTCGCCAGTGGCAGACCGTCACAGCTCAGCCCATGAAAATACACTCCACTTGAACTCCCACTTCACGACAATGCGCTGTTATACCAGCCCCTCCTAGAAACCCCCCTCTCCTCTGTAAAAGAgcattcctctcctttgttctccagacACGTCTATACCCTTGCTGAAGCGTTCCTCTACTGAACTGCTAAGAACAGATCAACATTTTTCCTGGCGAAGGAACTGGTCAGTTTTACTTTTAAGATAAACAGTATTTAGTACTATTGCTTCTGAATATGTATGGAAAAAATGACACACTCCAAACATGAGTCACTTCCCCAGCAGATCATATTTGAACATAAAATCTCGGGTAACGAATCAGAAAACACttataaagatgtaaaagatgGGAAAACCCAGGTAAGATGCTTCCTAAGAAATAATGGGGGGGACTGTTTCACAAAAACTACAGTGCTTTGAACCACgtattaaaaacaacagaattaaGCACTGGGAAATCACGTGTAACAAGAGTCAGTAAGCATACTGGGTTTCTCTCTTAAGACAGCGGCCAGCTATAGAGGAAAACTCCCACAAACTGCCAAATACACTCACAGGTCCTAATTCCaatcacagaaacatccagaaagaagaaaggcagggTCAGCACAGCCTCTCTACAATGCAACCAGGGACAGAGGTCTCCTGCATCTGTGGCTACAGCCTTTGGTCTGAGGGAGGCAGGACACAGACCTACCCTGAGATGCTCACCACAGAAATCACGTATGAGGAAAAGcatggaggggcgtctgggtggctcagttggtgaagcgtccaactctcaatttcgattcaggtcatgacttcacggttcgtgagatcgagccctgaagtcgggctctgtgctgacagtgaggagcccccttggggttctgtctccctgtctctgcccctccaccactcactctctctctctctcaaaaaaaaagtaaaattaacatttttaagaaaagtatgGAGATGAAGGGGTCACAGGATAAGAGAGCTCGCTAAGCACGACAGCCTCAAGAGACGGCCTCACGGACACAAAGAGTCACAGGGCAACGTAAGGATCCGTGGGGACCGGGAAGCCAAGACGGTCTGTCACGGGACAGCTCGTGGAAGTCTCTGGAACATGCTAACAAGAACTAATGTCAAACTTTTCTTACACGGGGGCTGTTCCAGACGGCAGACCAGAAGCCAGGACAACACGCCGTGACTCGGGCCCACCTGGGTCCCCACGCGTCTGTCCCCTGGCGGCACGGAAGGATGGAGAATCACGGTTCCTCACTGCTGCTCTCCAAGCCCCACACAGCTCCTCTTCTCAGGGCCTTCCTCTCAGAGCCACACAGAGGAGGACTCTGGGACGTACGGCCTCCCGCCTCACAAGGCTCACAACGATACCCAGCAGAACCAGCTGGACACTAACTTTCCACTTCAAGCCACaaggtttctcttctttttttttttttttttttttttaagtttatgtatttactttgagagagagagagagagagagagagctgtcagcacggggctcaatcccacgaaccgcaagctcatgacctgagagccgaaatcaagagtggggcgcttaacccactgagccacccaggcacccccaacaaaGTTTCTCTTCATAACTCAGTGGGTCATGACTGATGAACAACCGAGCTCAAGGGCGATGAGCGGAGGTCAAACCATGAACACGATCAGAGGAGACTGTCCTCCTCCAGTATCCTTGCGCGTTTACTAACGTCCATGGGGAACACAGGTGGGCACACGGCAGCACCAGCACACGTGGAGACACAACTTTCAATAATAAAGACCGCAAGGAGGGGCAGGGCGGAGTCGGGGAATTCTAGTCTCTGCACCAGAGGACGAGATACACGTACAGACCACTGATCGGCCCCGGGTCCAGAAGACATCGTCGTGGAGACACGTTTGCCATAACTGTATGCGGTTTTCGGATCTGAGATAACAAAATAACGCCCTACAGGTGAGAAGGACACAGTGGGATGCTTCTTAGGCATGCGCTGGAATTAACGCACTTGGGATCCCTGTAAGGAAGAGGCATTTGCAAAGACAAATCCGTATTTACAACAATTAGAAGATGCCGGGGCGGCCTGACCTGCCATGGACAAAATACGTGACCTACGATCCTTCCAAGCTTTTCCGACACTTTTCCCATCGAGAAGATTTCTCTCCGTGGTGTTTGCTCATGTTTTAAATATGACCATTAGGGGAGAATGCAGGCTTTGCCACAGGTGCTGTGCTCAGGGCTCGTCCCCAGTGTGTGCGTGCTCACAGGTTCCTGGGATGCCCGAAGGCTTTTCCACGGTTCCTACGTTCTCAGGCTACACTTCGCCGTGTTTTCCTTCGCACGTGTCCTCGGTGGGAGGAGGGACGACTGGGGGCTCTCCCACAGTGCCCGGTGTGAGTCGTCACACGCTCCCGCAGGTCTACGGGGCACCGGAAGGCCCCACCAGCGTCCTTAGATTCGCCGGCTCACCGTCCACTGTGCAGCCTCACGTGTTCTGGACGGGAGCCGTGACGCCTGAACGTCTTCCCACAGTGCCGACCTTCCAAGGGTCTCTCCCCACTGTGCGTCCTCCAAGGAAGGAGTAAGCCCGCTACGCTTTCCCACACTCTTTACTCTCCTAGGGTTTCACGCAACTGTATCTCAAATGACTTTGCAAATGCTGGAGCTGCCTGAAAGCTTTCCCACACTACTCGCAAGCGTCTCTCCCCAGCGTGCGTTGTTCCGTATCGAAGGAATGAAGAACAATAGAACGGATTAGGAACGACACTCCGTACTCCCAGATGTTTGACTCAACTGTGGGTTTTCCCGTGCCTTCGAAAGGAGGAGACACGACTGAAGGTTTTTCCACACTCCTTACATTCGTAGGGCCTCTCCCCGGTGTGTGTCCTCACGTGAGCTCGCAGGTTTGCGGGGTATCTGAACGTTTTCCCACAATGCTGACACACGCAGGGTCTCTCCCCAGTATGTATCCGTGCATGTATCTGAAGGTACGAGGACGAATAGAAGGCTTTTCCACACTGCTGGCACTTGAAAGACTTCACTCCACTGTGCTTTCTCAGATGACTTTGAAGGTAGGCCCGACGAGTGAAGGCTTTTCCACACTCCTGACATTTATAGGGTTTTCCCCCAGTATGCGTTCTCACGTGACTTTGAAGGTAGGTCCGACGagtgaaggctttcccacagagCCCACACTGAAAAACTCTTTCCCCAGGTTGATTACTGGAGTGACCTTGAGCGTAAGAGAGGCAGCTGTAAACCTTCCCATAGTCTATGCAATCACTGGGCCTCTCCCCGGCGTGAGTTCTCACGTGACACGTAAGACGGGAGTGAAACATAAAGGCACTCCCACACACGCCACACGCATGGACACTCTGTCCACAGGAACCTCGCACGTGACCCTGAAAGGAAGACGTGCAAATGAAAGCTTTTCCACATTTCTTGCACTCTAGAGATATTTTACTACTGAGACTCTTCGCGTACGTCTCCGATGCTCTCCCGGCGTCCTGACCTTCATAGGGTTTCTCTACGAGGCCTGCGTCCACCTGAGTGCTGAGGCTCGCGACACAGCTACAGGCCAGCCCACATTCCTCACAGGGACTAGGTTTGAGTCCTGGGTGAAATCTTCGCAGATTCCCTAGGAAAAAACCACCTGTGAGGGCTTCTCTACACTTAGCGCATTGACAGGGTTTGCCTCCGATGGGATACCCCTGGTGCGCGGTAAGACTTGTGATCGGGTTCAGGGTGCCTCCACGTTGATCTCCTTCGATACGTTCACACACACTCTCCACCAAAGGACTTCTGTTCAAAACGGGAAGGCACACGGTTAGGGACTAGTGATTAGAAGCGGTCTCTTTATTCACTAATGACCTATTATTGACGTTTGCTAATCCGTGTTGGGACTGCACAGTGGCCACTGTCAATGAACGGGTACGTTTGTGGCACTGTCTCCATGCTTACAAAGTGGTACAAGCTTACTGGTCTGGCTGAGGACTCAAATAGAGTCGTAACATTCAGGGCTTCTCACGTAGAGTTTTCCCTGACCGTGGTTTCCAACTGAATGGGGTTTCAGACGATCAATACGTAGAATGCATTTTCCCCATCAATTACACAATTGTCGCGCTAGGTTTTCAGCTGTTCTTTAATTTCAAGTTCGTCTCACAATCTGCCAacgtccccccctcctccctgcaagCGTCACTCACCTCAAACGCCTTTCCTGGGTTTGCAGGTAATCTCCTCTGCTACGAAATGTCTGGTTTTCTCCAAAAACAGACCAGGAATCATTTCTTGCAAATCttactattttttcttcatgAGATGGTTCATCCTCCAAAACATCCCACTGAGGACTTGATCCACTGGTATTAACTCGAATGCAATAATCTGCAACATTTGGTAGCAAAATTTAGTTTGCTGGAAAAGAATTAgtggataaaagaaagaaaacagaccgAATGTAGACTTCCATTCATACACTGATCTCAAATGTAAATGAAGTTCATCAGGAAGAAAGGTCAGGTGACCAAGGAAAAATTCTGAGGACCTTGGTAATCTGGGACTTTGGGAATGATAGGAAAACTATCAAATGGCAACTTGTTCACTCAGAAATACTTCAATATAGATGGAGACTAATGCAGAGATCAgtattttttagaaaagcaaaatagGAAGGAACTGGGCAAGATACACACATCGACACACTACCTCTGTAACAAAACTACAGAAAGGCTCACCATGTGCATAAGGATGGATGAAAAGTCCAACAGGGAAGCCAGGTAAGTGACAAACACCACCCTTCTCAAACAGACTGcgtcatgtttctttctttttatgaagtttagttatttttagagagagggagagcacgagcaggtgagcggcagagagagagggacagagagaatcccgagcaggctctgcactgtcagcctggagcccgacacAGCATTCAATCCCACAgtccatgagatcacggcctgggtcaaaaccgagagtcagatgcttaaccgactgagccacccaggcgcccccgagtcATGTTTCTAATGGATGTGTCCAAACGCCAATCCCTTCTCCAGAACCTGGTCCAACCGAGGGTTGGCCTGTTCTGAAGGCACATAGGCCCTCGGAGGAGGCTGCCTGCACTGCCCCAGCTGCAGCTAGGAGAttagatggtgtgtgtgtggctgctGTCCTGCCCCTGAGAAGAGCTCAGCAGGAGGGAGGATTTGAAGGACAACAAGCAATCTGGAAGATGGGCCTGACTTTCGTCTTCAGGGTCATTGATGATGGGTAAGTGCgggcttttttttatttttttgtttactaacctgtacaccccacgtggggctcaaactcatgaccctgacatcaagaatcacatgctcttctgactgagccagccaggagcccctgggcttttttggggggtggagagggaaccATATTGACCTATAATATTAGTGTCaggggtacaacatagtgacaggacagttctatacattacaaaatgctcgcCACGATAAGTGAAATTACCACTGGGCACTATACAAACTACAATATTACTGCCCGTATTCCCTGTGTGGCACTCTTCACTCCCAAGACTTCTTTATTTAATAAGCTCAACTCTGTACTTCTCAATCCCCTTCATCCATTCACCCGTCCCTCCAGCCCCTTCCAACCTCGCAAACACCATGTTGATCTCCTGTTTTTACacctgtttctactttttgttgtCTGTGCCTCCATTTTGTTGTTTAGATCCCACGTGTGAAGTTACaacatggtgtttgtctttccgTCTTATTTACTTGGAATGACGCCCTGTAGTCCATCCATGTGGTCataaatggcaagacttcatccACTTTATACGGCTGAGCGATGCCCCTTGTATGTAGATACCACATCTTCCCCATCAGTTCATCTGTCGACGGACtcctgggttgcttccacatcttaaATACCATAACTAGTGCCACAGTGAACGTGGGGGCGCACATATCTTTGCGTGttagtttttttcccctgtggtcaactacccagaagtggaattacggACCATGTGGTACTTGTGGTTTAGTTCTTTGTGGAAGCTCCATATGGTTTTCCAacgtggctgcaccagtttacctTCACACCAACAACGACGGGTTTCCTggtctccacaccctcaccaatacttgctatttcctgtctttttgatactaaccaATCTATCTTCTCTGAGATGATATcgcattgcggttttgatttgcatttccctgaggattagtGATACTGAACAGCTTTTTGAATGTCTATTGGCCATCTCAATATCTTCTTCAGGAAAATGTCTGTTGTtgagttcctctgcccatttaataatcaaaatttttttggtgttgagttgtaggaattaCTTATGTTTTAGATACAGACCTTTTATTggaaatatcatttgcaaatatcttctccccttcccataAACAAAGGGTTGCCTTTTCATCATGTTGATAGTTGCCTCACtgcaaaagcttttcagtttgatatagtcccaattgtttcgtgtggggttttttttgttttttgttgttttttttttttttacccttccctGAGGGACAAGTCCACAAAAATATCACTAAGGCTAATGTCCTTACAGTttactgtctctgttttctttcaagaCGTATATACTTTCAAGTCTTATGTTTAGGTATTTGATCCATATCGTTTACTTTTGTGTAagctgtaagaaagtggccccgttttgttgttttagtttatttattttgagagtgagcgagtatgagtgggggcgggccagaaagagagggacagagaataccacctcggggcttgaactcacgaactgtgaaatcacaaactgaaaccaagagtcggatgctgaactgactgagccacccaggcgccccttcaagtTTTCACTTAAATTTGTTAGTAAATATgcattatattggtttcaggagtggaagccatcatttatcacttacatacaacacctggtgctatcccatcacccatctagcccatccccccacccacctccctccatcaaccctcggcttgttctctatcgttaagagtctcttattgtttgtttcccccttcccatatgttcatctgttttgtttcttaaattcc from Panthera leo isolate Ple1 chromosome A2, P.leo_Ple1_pat1.1, whole genome shotgun sequence includes:
- the LOC122213741 gene encoding zinc finger protein 77-like isoform X1, translated to MDLRDKSKFELVEDTLLQRSSNRDQVPSQRSSDPQRFSLSSETEPALAVLQEGDGQEGPVSGSHPCGGGRPHWLRSPGPRSSAQWMFSVWATHSQGPVGRTVAWDSVVFVDVAVNFTPEEWALLDSSQRNLYRDVMLETCKNLASVDYCIRVNTSGSSPQWDVLEDEPSHEEKIVRFARNDSWSVFGENQTFRSRGDYLQTQERRLRSPLVESVCERIEGDQRGGTLNPITSLTAHQGYPIGGKPCQCAKCREALTGGFFLGNLRRFHPGLKPSPCEECGLACSCVASLSTQVDAGLVEKPYEGQDAGRASETYAKSLSSKISLECKKCGKAFICTSSFQGHVRGSCGQSVHACGVCGSAFMFHSRLTCHVRTHAGERPSDCIDYGKVYSCLSYAQGHSSNQPGERVFQCGLCGKAFTRRTYLQSHVRTHTGGKPYKCQECGKAFTRRAYLQSHLRKHSGVKSFKCQQCGKAFYSSSYLQIHARIHTGERPCVCQHCGKTFRYPANLRAHVRTHTGERPYECKECGKTFSRVSSFRRHGKTHS
- the LOC122213741 gene encoding zinc finger protein 77-like isoform X2, giving the protein MDSVVFVDVAVNFTPEEWALLDSSQRNLYRDVMLETCKNLASVDYCIRVNTSGSSPQWDVLEDEPSHEEKIVRFARNDSWSVFGENQTFRSRGDYLQTQERRLRSPLVESVCERIEGDQRGGTLNPITSLTAHQGYPIGGKPCQCAKCREALTGGFFLGNLRRFHPGLKPSPCEECGLACSCVASLSTQVDAGLVEKPYEGQDAGRASETYAKSLSSKISLECKKCGKAFICTSSFQGHVRGSCGQSVHACGVCGSAFMFHSRLTCHVRTHAGERPSDCIDYGKVYSCLSYAQGHSSNQPGERVFQCGLCGKAFTRRTYLQSHVRTHTGGKPYKCQECGKAFTRRAYLQSHLRKHSGVKSFKCQQCGKAFYSSSYLQIHARIHTGERPCVCQHCGKTFRYPANLRAHVRTHTGERPYECKECGKTFSRVSSFRRHGKTHS